The Trichosurus vulpecula isolate mTriVul1 chromosome 3, mTriVul1.pri, whole genome shotgun sequence genome includes a window with the following:
- the SNAI1 gene encoding zinc finger protein SNAI1: MPRSFLVKKHFSTSKKPNYSELESQTVIVSPHLYDQSYPMLAIPAPEVLSPAICYPPLVWDSGLLSSFFTPVPAAAPGPPEEPKALDLTSLSSDDYDSGKGSDPPSPVSTEEEAEKFSCGQCPEPYTTLPSRSKHQQLQHSEDTQPRKSFICKVCEKEYVSLGALKMHIRSHTLPCVCKICGKAFSRPWLLQGHIRTHTGEKPFSCTHCSRAFADRSNLRAHLQTHSDVKKYQCKSCSRTFSRMSLLHKHEEAGCSGSR, encoded by the exons ATGCCGCGCTCCTTTCTAGTCAAGAAACATTTCTCCACCAGCAAGAAACCCAACTATAGCGAACTGGAGAGTCAGACAG TGATTGTGTCTCCCCACTTATATGACCAGTCCTACCCAATGTTGGCCATTCCAGCACCAGAGGTCCTCAGTCCGGCAATATGTTACCCTCCACTGGTCTGGGATAGTGGGCTGCTCTCTAGTTTCTTTACTCCCGTGCCAGCAGCTGCTCCTGGACCCCCAGAAGAGCCCAAGGCCCTGGACCTGACTTCTCTGTCCAGTGATGATTATGACAGTGGCAAGGGATCAGATCCCCCAAGCCCAGTTTCCAcggaagaggaggcagagaagtTCTCCTGTGGTCAGTGCCCTGAACCCTACACCACCTTGCCTAGCCGTTCCAAACACCAGCAGCTCCAGCACAGTGAAGATACCCAGCCTAGAAAATCCTTTATCTGCAAGGTCTGTGAGAAGGAGTATGTGAGCCTTGGTGCCCTCAAAATGCACATCCGAAGCCACACACTTCCCTGCGTCTGCAagatttgtgggaaggccttctcCCGGCCCTGGCTGTTGCAGGGTCACATCAGAACCCACACAG GGGAGAAGCCGTTCTCCTGCACGCATTGCAGCCGCGCGTTTGCCGACCGCTCCAACCTCAGGGCCCACCTGCAGACCCACTCAGACGTCAAGAAGTACCAGTGTAAAAGCTGCTCGCGGACTTTCTCCCGAATGTCCTTGCTCCACAAACACGAGGAGGCGGGCTGCTCCGGCTCCCGCTGA